The Micromonospora krabiensis genome window below encodes:
- a CDS encoding NADH-quinone oxidoreductase subunit A has product MTLSPYAPIIGLFALAAAFALFSVAAARFAGPRRYNKAKLEAYECGIEPSPQPVGGGRFPIKFYLTAMLFIVFDIEIIFLYPWAVSFDALPIFGFVEMVLFIVAVFVAYAYVWRRGGLDWD; this is encoded by the coding sequence ATGACGCTCTCGCCTTACGCACCCATCATCGGGCTGTTCGCCCTCGCCGCGGCGTTCGCGCTGTTCTCCGTGGCCGCCGCCCGCTTCGCCGGCCCCCGGCGATACAACAAGGCCAAGCTCGAGGCGTACGAGTGCGGCATCGAGCCCAGCCCGCAGCCGGTCGGCGGCGGCCGGTTCCCGATCAAGTTCTACCTGACGGCGATGCTCTTCATCGTCTTCGACATCGAGATCATCTTCCTGTACCCCTGGGCGGTCTCGTTCGACGCCCTGCCGATCTTCGGCTTCGTGGAGATGGTCCTGTTCATCGTCGCGGTCTTCGTCGCGTACGCCTATGTCTGGCGGCGCGGCGGCCTGGACTGGGACTGA
- a CDS encoding geranylgeranyl reductase family protein has protein sequence MTAVENDADVIVVGAGPGGSATAYHLARHGARVLLLEKTEFPREKVCGDGLTPRAVRQLIRMGVDTSTEAGWLHNRGLRVIGGGVRLELDWPDLASFPNYGLVRTRLDFDELLAQRAVVAGAELRTGVNVTGPVLDADGRVIGVEAEAGPDKAPATFHAPLVVAADGVSGRFPLALGLAKREDRPIGVAVRRYYRSPAKHDDDYLESWLELRSKESGDNLLPGYGWIFGLGDGRVNVGLGVLNSSSAFGKTNYRRLLTDWLANTPEDWGMTDEANAEGPILGAALPMGFNRVPHYTRGVLLVGDSGGMVNPFNGEGIAYAMESGELAAEIAVQALARPAGVERERALQAYPVELKARFGGYYRLGGIFVKLIGRPEVMRMATRHGMPHPTLMRFVLKLLANLTDPRGGDAMDRVINAMTKVAPAV, from the coding sequence ATGACCGCGGTGGAGAACGACGCCGACGTGATCGTTGTGGGCGCCGGTCCCGGTGGGTCGGCGACCGCGTACCACCTCGCCCGGCACGGGGCGCGGGTGCTGCTGCTGGAGAAGACCGAGTTCCCACGCGAGAAGGTCTGCGGCGACGGCCTGACCCCGCGCGCGGTGCGACAGCTCATCCGGATGGGTGTGGACACCTCCACCGAGGCGGGCTGGCTGCACAACCGCGGCCTGCGGGTGATCGGCGGCGGCGTCCGGCTGGAGCTGGACTGGCCCGACCTGGCAAGCTTCCCCAACTACGGCCTCGTCCGCACCCGGCTGGACTTCGACGAGCTGCTCGCCCAGCGGGCCGTCGTCGCCGGGGCCGAGCTGCGCACCGGCGTCAACGTCACCGGGCCCGTGCTCGACGCGGACGGCCGGGTGATCGGCGTCGAGGCCGAGGCCGGGCCGGACAAGGCCCCCGCCACCTTCCACGCCCCGCTGGTCGTCGCGGCCGACGGTGTCTCCGGTCGCTTCCCCCTCGCGCTCGGGCTGGCCAAGCGGGAGGACCGGCCGATCGGGGTGGCCGTCCGGCGTTACTACCGCTCCCCGGCCAAGCACGACGACGACTACCTGGAGTCCTGGCTGGAGCTTCGCAGCAAGGAGAGCGGCGACAACCTGCTGCCCGGCTACGGCTGGATCTTCGGGTTGGGCGACGGCCGGGTCAACGTCGGCCTCGGGGTGCTCAACTCCTCGTCCGCGTTCGGCAAGACCAACTACCGCCGGCTGCTCACCGACTGGCTGGCGAACACCCCCGAGGACTGGGGGATGACCGACGAGGCGAACGCCGAGGGACCGATCCTCGGCGCCGCGCTGCCGATGGGCTTCAACCGGGTCCCGCACTACACCCGCGGCGTGCTGCTGGTCGGCGACTCCGGCGGCATGGTCAACCCGTTCAACGGCGAGGGCATCGCGTACGCGATGGAGTCCGGTGAGCTGGCCGCGGAGATCGCGGTGCAGGCGCTGGCCCGGCCGGCCGGTGTGGAGCGTGAGCGTGCCCTGCAGGCGTACCCGGTCGAGCTGAAGGCCCGCTTCGGCGGCTACTACCGGCTCGGCGGCATCTTCGTGAAGCTGATCGGCCGCCCGGAGGTCATGCGGATGGCCACCCGGCACGGGATGCCACACCCGACACTCATGCGCTTCGTGCTCAAGCTGCTGGCCAACCTGACCGACCCACGTGGCGGGGACGCGATGGACCGGGTCATCAACGCGATGACGAAGGTGGCGCCCGCGGTATAG